Below is a genomic region from Ziziphus jujuba cultivar Dongzao chromosome 7, ASM3175591v1.
TCGCTCTGGAATATAGTCCTTGCGATGCTAAAAGCTATGTCCGGTCTCATGGTGAACAGCGTCCGGCTGAATTCTTGAACCGCCAGTGAGTCCATGTCTCCTCCTACTGACAGCGGGGCCAAACCGGAGCACCATGCTTCGTAATTCGCCCGTATCGCTTTGAAAAGCTGGTCCAAATCCTCTTGTTCGAATCCCCCATAGTAATCCTCATCGTTCAAAAACCTAACACGAATTCAAAAGCGGATGCCAGTGTTCTCAAAAAAACGAActtattgagagagagagagagaggtgtgGATTGGAATTGTGTTATATACGTTAACATGCTTTTTAATTCCAAATTCAACTATAATCcagtatcaattttttttttttaaaaaaaaaaaaaagcttgaacttgcaataataattaaaaaaaaaaagcggaaATAATCTGTTGGATaacaaaactattttttcatattttgtttatattttttttaaatggttgtgtagttttattagtattaattaataataattattatttattatatatatatatatttcaataacCTACAAATATTaaaggaataaaagaaaaacaaaaattgaaaccaatataatttttaaattatattttattttctgtttgtggttttcttttttaacatttgtagtagtaaatagatatatttaattatcataaattaacattatcaaaccattaaaataaacaaactatatacaatttaaaaaaatacaataaaaatgaaaaataaaaaatgattttatcatcaaacggttttttattttatttccttgccTTGGGGAGGCGGAGAGCATGACGATCTTAGAGAAAAGATCAGGACGAGCGACAGAAGCGATGACGCCGACCATGGCGGAGAGAGAGTGACCAACAAAGATGCAGGATTGGACTTGGACGACTTCAAGGATGGCAAGCAGATCATATGCAAAGCCTTCGAGCGTTGCGTACCTTTCGAAATCGAAGTAGTCAGGGTTTGTGGTTCCAGCGCCCATGTTGTCGTACAAAACCACCCGGTAGTCTTCCACAAGGTGGGGAACCAAGTGCTTCCAAACCGACTGGTCCGTGCCGAATCCGTGGACTAGAACCACAAATTCCTTTCCGGTTCCTAGAACCTTCACGTTGTGAGCTTCCTCTACGATtcccatgttttttttttttttttttttttggcaatggtTGTTGTTGATTTTAGCTTCCTTATCCCTCCTGACCCTCTTCCACGCCTTACTGTACTTTGAACTGCGAGTGCAAACACTAATTGCTTTGAACTTGGAAAGGCTAAGGTGGTGGGTGATAAGTTGGGTTGAGGTTTTATGCGGTTCTACTACTGTACACGAGCATTTTACTTTCATGATGTCCACGTCATCTGTGAATACTCTTTTATTAGTCAGTGATAGAATCTCCgtcctttttaatatatatatatatatatatataaaagatggaGAATCCATCTCCTATCTTTAATTTTCTGTCGTTATTCCTTTGTGATTAATGACTAATGATAGAATCTCAGCTGAAatactaattttatttcattcaattttattctttaatttcttttggttaatttttttaaatgaggtgatagtatatatattaattaatagagacaaataaaaaagaatagaagTTCCCGATGGTGGTCTTGATCTCCACTGCTGAAGTAAGTTGTAAACTAATTGTATCAATTTTTAGTTTTCCACAATGATCAAAATAtttagatatattaattaattgaccttttataaaaataaaataaaatgaagaacaCGAAATCAAACCAGTAagaatatatgtaaaaaaaagaaaaaaaagaaaaaaagagaggttGATGGACAAATTGATAggatatttgaatattaatcCTGAATCTTATTAGAACTATTCTGTATTACCAtcgacaaatatatatatatatatactaattaactcaataaagtaattaaatgTGAAAATATGTTATAAACCAAAATAACGTCAAACTCATAGATTGATCAAATGCAAGCAAAAGTGACACTTTTATCAAGACATGGGAGTTTTGGTTTGAATAAAGCAAGATAGTTCTAAAgtggtttattaattaataatcgaTTTGTGCCAACTGATTCACATGATATTGTTAAAATCTGTTTATTTCCGACTGAAAAATTCATTtcctcaaaccaaaaaaaaaaaaaaaaaaaaaaagtatcatcgcggtattatttggttttttaaatCTATTGTATCTACTAAAATCCTAGACGAAAGCCACATgtgaaaaataatcaattttaccACTATAATGTTTCTTAATAAACTATTATCAAATTACCTTGTTTAATATGTGGCCTTTAACACGTAATTTAGTGGTAATATTGACATTGTTTCATGTATGAAGATAAGGATTCGAGTTAAAAAGtaactatatataattaaaaacacTTGTTGGAATCGTCTGTGTGCGTAATCAAGTTTCCATCTCAATGTTATACCCAAACATAGTTTCATATGATGAAACAAAATTTcttatctaataaaatattctttcttttcttattttttgcgTGTGCGGGGACCGAAGACAACTTTGCAGCATATGCTACTCGTGGTCCAACCAACCCAACTAAAGCATTCAAAAACCACCCTACCATTTCATATTGGAACAACGCAGTCCTACTTCTTCGCTGGGTTACAAACAAATTATTGAACCCAATAACAAAAACATAACTTTCTCCCCGCAGATTTGCTCGAGTCTCTGTATATTATAATTCCAACCTCTTGCTAagaaatcattatatatatatatatatatatatattttctcaccTTCACAATAACATGGAGCCGGATGTGAGCCACAAATaacatacatacacacatatatatatatatatatatatatatgtatgtatttgttTAGTTTTGTTATAAAACGCATGCATATcatcaaattatatatggtttattacattatattttacatGTACTCAAATAgcgaattatatataatatagcatGCATGTGTTTGTTAGCGTTTTAttgcaaaattttatagttattagtgtataagaatatatatttgagaagaaaaaatgttatttgttaaCTAGATAGCTATCAACACtacaaatccatatatatatatatatatatattatttaacaatataaataattaagagaTTTTCttcataagaagaaaaagacttACTAGTTAGGATGTGATGCTACACCGTTGCTCAATACCTTAGGGGATCAATTCTATTACATAAGTGGATTCTTAACTTTTATCTCATATCATGACATAAGTAAGTAGTTGTTATTGTATCGGCCCAAGTATGTCCTTATTATCTAGTAGTTCAGGACATCTCTTTTTCAAAGAGAAAACGGGGATTTAACTTCCTCTAAGAATAAAGTATTATAAAAGAAAGTTGATCGTGAACTATCAATAAGCATGAAATTCATATCCAAAAAagttcacttttttaaattatattttaaagtaaaaatcACTATATGATTAAATACGACTAATAACAAATAGTCATGTCAAATGATTTCATTAATAATCATTATCATtgataataattagaaaaatttttatttagaaaatattgtaattttttaagaatatatattctagaaaattggcttttttttttttcagaatataTATTCCAAactattgtaaattttttcacATAGAATGGACGGGtactttttgatattttg
It encodes:
- the LOC107434659 gene encoding probable esterase KAI2; translation: MGIVEEAHNVKVLGTGKEFVVLVHGFGTDQSVWKHLVPHLVEDYRVVLYDNMGAGTTNPDYFDFERYATLEGFAYDLLAILEVVQVQSCIFVGHSLSAMVGVIASVARPDLFSKIVMLSASPRFLNDEDYYGGFEQEDLDQLFKAIRANYEAWCSGLAPLSVGGDMDSLAVQEFSRTLFTMRPDIAFSIARTIFQSDIRQLLKHVTVPCHIIQSVKDMAVPVVVSEYLQQNLGGKSILEVMSTGGHLPQLSSPDIVIPALVQHIRYDIAE